In the Drosophila biarmipes strain raj3 chromosome X, RU_DBia_V1.1, whole genome shotgun sequence genome, one interval contains:
- the LOC108023310 gene encoding uncharacterized protein LOC108023310, protein MEESASSEESTPDKQAAVCPVGDCQAVVKHTHLLRHMISEHLDPRAGALPFQLRLREVTSGQRTLLMLTYRQLVVDHDQCLAVLNWSSDSPFDLMEPQLDLPPCHQGLTYHLPVLVMVCRTTWKALLRQDVEAVARNSRDLASEWGTVYLLWLVSPYTRRAIYANLAVLNSQLQGIVRRNRRRVRNFASRMPISQFINGLDPFFVSLNEDQLDELCDGGGDHSSVFLEVTIVGEGQ, encoded by the coding sequence ATGGAAGAAAGTGCTTCATCTGAAGAGTCGACTCCCGATAAACAAGCGGCCGTCTGTCCCGTGGGCGATTGCCAGGCTGTGGTGAAGCACACCCACCTGCTGCGCCACATGATCAGCGAGCACCTGGACCCGCGGGCGGGAGCTCTGCCCTTTCAACTGCGCCTGCGCGAGGTGACCAGTGGCCAGCGCACCCTGCTGATGCTCACCTACCGCCAGCTGGTCGTCGACCATGACCAGTGCCTGGCCGTGCTCAACTGGAGCTCCGACTCGCCCTTCGACCTGATGGAACCGCAGTTGGATCTGCCGCCCTGCCACCAGGGCTTGACCTACCACCTGCCCGTTCTGGTGATGGTCTGCCGCACCACCTGGAAGGCTCTCCTGAGGCAAGATGTCGAGGCGGTGGCCCGGAACTCCAGAGACCTAGCCTCGGAGTGGGGCACTGTCTATCTGCTGTGGCTCGTCTCACCCTACACGCGGCGGGCCATCTACGCAAATCTGGCTGTGCTGAACAGCCAGCTGCAGGGCATCGTGCGAAGGAATCGCCGGAGGGTGCGGAACTTCGCCAGCCGGATGCCCATCAGCCAGTTCATCAACGGCCTGGACCCCTTCTTCGTCAGCCTCAACGAGGACCAGCTGGACGAGCTGTGCGACGGAGGCGGCGATCACTCGTCCGTCTTCCTGGAGGTCACCATCGTGGGCGAGGGGCAGTAA